A genomic stretch from Archangium lipolyticum includes:
- the clpP gene encoding ATP-dependent Clp endopeptidase proteolytic subunit ClpP produces MNIPFVIETTHRGERAYDLYSRLLKDRIVMLGTPVTDEVANIIVAQLLFLESEDPDKGINLYINSPGGSVTAGLAIYDTMQYVKCPVSTICIGQAASMGALLLLAGASGKRYALPNARIMIHQPLGGAQGQASDIDIQAKEILRLRSYINGLIVKHTGHSIERIEKDTERDYFMSAEEARQYGIIDEVVNKQLPVAATTPTKG; encoded by the coding sequence ATGAACATCCCCTTCGTCATCGAGACCACCCACCGAGGCGAGCGCGCCTATGACCTCTACAGCCGGCTCCTCAAGGACCGGATCGTCATGCTCGGCACGCCGGTGACCGATGAAGTGGCCAACATCATCGTCGCCCAGCTGCTCTTCCTCGAGTCCGAGGACCCGGACAAGGGCATCAACCTCTACATCAACTCGCCGGGTGGTTCGGTGACGGCCGGTCTCGCCATCTACGACACGATGCAGTACGTCAAGTGTCCGGTGTCGACCATCTGCATCGGGCAGGCGGCCTCGATGGGGGCGCTGCTCCTGCTCGCCGGGGCCTCGGGCAAGCGGTACGCGCTGCCCAACGCGCGCATCATGATCCACCAGCCGCTGGGTGGGGCCCAGGGCCAGGCGTCCGACATCGACATCCAGGCGAAGGAGATTCTGCGCCTGCGCTCCTACATCAACGGCCTCATCGTGAAGCACACGGGCCACTCCATCGAGCGCATCGAGAAGGACACCGAGCGCGACTACTTCATGAGCGCCGAGGAGGCCCGGCAGTACGGCATCATCGACGAGGTGGTGAACAAGCAGCTGCCGGTGGCCGCCACCACGCCCACCAAGGGCTAG